The Asterias amurensis chromosome 20, ASM3211899v1 region atctttggtttagagcatcgaattcaagtactgttggtttaactcatcggagtgtaggttcgaatcctggccatgacacttgtgtccctgagcaagaagCTTTAAAGAGGTGGTTCTTATGATTGATTTGACTTGGTGCACTACATATCTGGCAGCACAGTCTGTACACTCCAAAAAAGGGAGCTGAAATAAAAGGAACTGAAataaaatggcccagtgaccaagggtaataatgttgaagagTCACGTTGAAGAGTACCTGTGAGGACACAAATGGTTCTTgcgattgattagcttagtgcgctacatactaAAGAGTGagcaggggtaataatgtacAAGCCCAATGAGTATCACTAAGTGACGGACctgagcactatataagaagccactattattattatttaaagcaaCTAATGTTACATCCAGTCTTCCGTTAAAGTTGTATAACGCTATATTTCTTTTACGAGAATACTAACCTTCTTGATGTGATACTTTGGGTCGTCATAAAGCACCATAATGATCCGACCGTCGTAAAACTCTCGTAGCATTCGCTCGTTTTTCCAGCCCTGAAACAAAGCAATCAAGATTACTTATTCGATTGTCTTGTACACAAATCTTTGTACATTGATTTCAGTTTTTAGAGGGAACGGGCTGATAAGCTGAAAAAAAGTTGCGTGTAAGCATTGATGCTAAGCAAAAGTGAAGCAAAAGCTGGAGACAACACTTTTCATTGAAtttaaggtactggacaccttgttaattgtcaaagaccagtattctcacttggtgtatcccaacatatatgcatacaaaaacaaatctttgaaaatacccttgttgcacaaatttgtttgctttaagGTGCCTGATAAAAGCCTTCagtcctgaagtcttttattatttgagtgagaaaatacctcttttttcaaaaactatgttacttcagagggagccatttctcacaatgttctatactatcaacctctccccattactcataaccaagtaaggttgtatgccaataattattttgagtaatcaccaatagtgtccactgcctttgagggATTTGGGCTGGTTGGTATTCAAGACTTACCTGGAACTTGATACAGTTGAGATATTTCCGATGAAATCTATCGTGAACAGCTTCATCTTCAGGATGAGCTGCCGTGTACACCATGCCACACATACCACATGTTACTGCTCCAAAATGCTTCTGGCCCAGGTCCTATACAGAATGAGGAAAAAATAATTGACAATCATGAACATCATGTGGCGTGTCgaggcctagcagttaagagcaccggactcaaactccggtgtttctgatcagcagagtgtgggtttcgaatccccagtggtgacacttgtgtccttaaagccattatacactttcggtacagaaaagataaaaaatttcacagatttacaaataacttacagggtttacagaaggtaatggtgaaagacttctcttgaaatattattccatgaaatgctttactttttgagaaaacattaaaacaatatcaattctcgatagcgagaactacaaatttattttgaacacatgtcatgacatgaggaaacgtggggaaacaaggtggggttttcccattattttctcccgactccgatgaccgattgagtctaaattttcacaggtttgttattttatacagaagttgtgatacacgaagtgtgggccttggacaatactgtttaccgaaagtgtccaatggctttaaccatgatgctttgtcctttggattaTACCTAAAGTTggtggtcccgtgtgttgtgtaacgcacataaaagaacccagtgaactTATCGAAaacagaaggggttcgcccaggtgttcccggtttgattggcagcatataaGCCACTTCAGAATgtcagctgcgcatgtctgttactgctgacaacggattttgtctatctcccATAACCTTTTGATATTAcccgggtattgtcaaaaggttccgggagatagacaaaacccgttgtcagcagtaacggacATGCGCCGCTGACAATCCGAAGTGTCTTATTGCGCCACCACACCCAAAACAGCACATGGTGCTGATGataaggtctcataattcaatcaaacatagtcccacataccttgcaggatgTGACAgcgcactatataagaagccactattattattatgtcatgACTGGCGGACGAAGGACTCTACTTCTGGAGGAAGATTACCTTGGTAAGATTACCCTGGCAGATAGGATTACCTTAGGGACACCTCGAGATCTTAAGATTACTCACCAAAGTCAGTTGTTCTAATCCATCTTTATCAATCAGCTTCTTCATCTTGGTTGCTTTCTTCTGATAAGGTTACCTTGGTAAGATTACCCTGGCAGGTAGGATTACCTTTAGGATTACCTCAAGATCTTAAGATTACTCACCAAAGTCAGTTGTTCTAATCCATCTTTATCGATCAGCTTCTTCATCTTAGTTGCTTTCTTTTGATAAGGTTACCTTGGTAAGATTACCCTGGCAGGTAGAATTACCTTTAGAATTACCTCAAGATCTTAAGATTACTCACCAAAGTCAGTTGTTCTAATCCATCTTTATCAATCAGCTTCTTCATCTTGGTTGCTTTCTTTTGATAAGGTTACCTTGGTAAGATTACCCTGGCAGGCCGACTTACCTTAAGGATTACCTCAAGATCTTAAGATTACTCACCAAAGTCAGTTGTTCTAATCCATCTTTATCGATCAGCTTCTTCATCTTAGTTGCTGCTTTCTTCTGTTGGATCGGAGTTGAGGAAGCAGGGCTCTTTCGACTTGAACTAATCAGCTTCACGTTGGATGGGCTCAAAGGAGGTGTTATGGCAGCTGCTAGGGTAGTAACTTGTGCTTTCTTGGGAAGTGCTGTaaattatcaaaatatttgggaaattgtttgtgtaaaaggcagtggacactattggtaattactcaaaataattattagcataaaaacttacttggtagcttggagagcttttgatagtataaaacattgtgagaaccggctccctcagaagtaacgcagttttcaagaatgaagtatttttccaagaatttgatgtcgagacctcagaattagattttgagatctcgaatcaagcatctgaaagcacacaacttcatgtgcaggggtgttttttctttcattattatcttgtgaCTTCGACGacggttcgttattttatgcatatgttgaggtacacaaagtgagaagactggtctttgacaattaccaatagtgtccagtgtctttaaacaaatgcGGCTATATATGGCTTTGACACTGAACGGTTGTGCGTACGCGCGTGTGGTAATAAATTTCACATTGCGTACTAATGGTGTGTATTGATTGCGTTACGCTTAAATTACTGCCACCAGTACATGTAGGCTTTGGCGCCACGcctatgtttaaacactttttactctgtttataacaaacgattaagCATGGCAACCAGATTTCCTCTCGATTATCAGTCTTGATAAATCGTCCCCTGGTTACGAATATTGATTAGATCTTTGAACGACCAAATATAAAAAGTAACTTCAATTGACTGTTATACCTGCTTGTGGGACGGGAGGAGTCAAAGAGTCCGGTGTATCTGGGTCAAACCCTTGAAGGAAGTTAAGTTCACCATCTTGATCCCGATCCTCTGGAACCTCCTCGTCATCTTCCGCCATCTTCTGAGATAACTTGACAGCTTTCCTCGGAGAGCGTCTAACGTCATCTAGACATTCCTCTTTTGATCTCATCGCCCGTTTCTTTGCAGATTGTGGTGACGGTGCATTTATCAATAACTCATCCTGTGCGTCTAGTCTTTGTGCTGCTCCTCCATCGGATTGGCTTTCGTCTTGTAAGTCAAGTTTCTTAGAAACCGGTCTTGGTGATCGTTTCTCTGTCATCTCTACTGCTGGCTTTACAGATGCATTTTTTTTGCTAGTTTTCCTTCCACTGACGCCTTTGCTTGGCTTAGTGGTTTTCTTAAGCCCCTGCAGGTAAAGTTTTACAGCTTTTTTCACTCCTTTTCGTGGGCTTTTTCTTGGTGTCCTCTTGCTCGGGGAACGTTTCTTGGGAGACTTCTTTTTTGGAGACTTGTTGATGGTTTTCTTGCTTGGCGATGACTTCTTGTTTGGAGTTGTTTCCACCCTCTTTGGTTGtgttttgatttctttcttGGTTTGAGTCTTTGATTTCAGGGTAGGCTTCTTTCCGGTGGAGCGCCCAGTGCGTTGTGTTGCATGACCCGCCTTTAGCGGTCCTTGTCGCTTTTTGGTCTTGGGTTGTGTTGTCTTTGTTTCTACAGGCGGTTTAGTTGGCAGAACCTCTCCCAGCTCTGCACGCCTTTGTTGTCTCTCTGCTGGCGTTTGGTAACCTCCTTTGGCCTTAGGACTGTAGAAGGAGGTTGCAGAAAATGTTGGAGAGCATTCTTCATCTGATCTGACTATTTTCCTAAAAAGTAATACAAAGTTATAAATTGTCAGTAAGATCAATTTTAGTGATGGGCAATAAAGCGAATGTTTTTCTAAAGGCCTGGTCCCACttcagcgataacgataacgacaacgacgcaaagagaacgcattctattggtcgaattgctccacgcagaatatgcacacgctcattcaaccaatggaatgcgttatctttttatcgttatcgtccTCGTTCTCgttgcagtgggaccgggcctttagtccACATGGGGGCGAacggatcaacaaaattatttgtatgATGCCAGGTTCCCAAACTGTTCATATTATGGGACCATGCAAAAAGTTTGACCAGGTTCTTCCTCagtgacatttgatactccttatcatCAGCTGTGTCTGAGATCAATGCAGTGGGgacaaaatttgtatttattttagtgaaaatcgGTGCTGAGCGGCAAAGTGTTtgtttgctcagagtgctgggcacaAATTGCGAGTCCTGGGCAGGCACAACCAGCACTGCCCACCATGGCTATAACTGGCCATGGTTCAACTTCCGAGGGTAGGCTCTAGGAGTGAAATTATCTTGATGCAGGCCTGGACTAATACAGAGGCCACAGAGGTCGCGGTCTTCGTTGCCCTGGTCCTGGCCTTAGTGCCctatcaaaagtttcccatagactgtATGATTTTTCAATGAAAGTGCCTTTATTAAAATCAaattggccttgccctctcagagatgaaattccaggtctgttGATGACACACATCCTAGTGGTAACAATGCATCAAGTCTTCAATTCAAAGGCATTATTATAAGTTCTTTAGAGCCATTAGGACATTTGAGTTACACAAAAGTGATGTACATGTCTTTCTGGAACTGGCATTTCACGAAAAGAtcatggccaaatttcatggctctgtttaccgtaagcaaagaatcgcaCTTGCAGAAGCAAGGAACTCTGCGCTCAAGCGTATTTCGTGGATTAGCAGGGGAAATTTGGCTAGTGCGCGTGCATAATTCCTGTTACTTTGCAGTCTTGGCTTACACAGCTAACGCAGAACGTCGGTGGAGAGTGGTGATCATGAACACAAAGTTCTGTGATAAACAGAGCCAGAAAGAAACAACAATACAATTATGTTACCTTGGAGAAGGGGATTGGTCTGACGCCGAGTTTTCAAATGAGTATGGAGAAGTCAATCGTCTCTTCTGAGATGATCCTTTCGTCGGTGACGTCACTTTACGCTTCAGATTTGACCGGGTCCTGATACCTAGCATCTATTTGTTATGAAAAGAACATGACATGGGCATCAATCAGTAATGTACTGTGTACTTATAGGCTATTGTTATTTGGTTAAAGTTTCGAGTGTCGCAGTGGAGTATACACAGTTTCTTCAGCTTGAAGAGAAAGTCGATGaagatgcaaaaaataacatgaTTAATGACCATCTGCCTAAAAGCcatttgaccctttcggtacagaaaaaaaaaaattcacagatttacaaatataacttaaatggtttacagaaggtagtggtgaaattcttctcttgaaatattactccatgaaatgctcgactttttgagaaaacaataaaacaatataaattctcgatatcgagaattacggatatattttaaacacatgtctaTCGGCGAAAAGCGTGGATatgagggtgggttttcccattattttctcccgactccgatgaccgattaagcctaaattttcactggtttgttatttgatataaaagtgtgggccttggacaatactgtttaccgaaagggtccaaactccaatggctttaaacttcaGCCGTGAATCCATGATGATGTTGACGATGATGATCCCAATGAACATGCTGCTGCTGTCAAAAAAAGCACCAACTTACAAGCATACATTTGAAAACTGtacgaaaagtactattgcacgctgcaGCGTGCAATACCAAAGTACTTTTCAGATGGAGcaaaaaagcacggtgagtgactcagcgtgcaatggtacttttatttgctatcacgtgacggacaatcctccaatcatatggcaaggatctgcttgggcgttatataatattatttattataatttaatGATTTAATGATTTAATACTGTTACtagttatttttaattgtttatatGAAAATATAAGTTTTAGTTTATCAACATTTCATCAACAGATCCGATCAAAAATGCACAATACATAGGCCTACAGTAACAGTGCGTAAGTGCCATCCATGTTGATCAATTAAAACTTATAATATCcttaaaataaaagtgaaagttAATATATATTTATGTCCCTCCGCACTAGCTATAATCATTCCGAGTACTATACGTACACTAATCGTAACCTAAAAAGGTATCAACGtcaacacgtacatgtacactgtaagTCGTGTATAATCGACATCctcaaaaaacaaactttaactTTTTTAGGTTAGTTCCACATTCTTGACATTTTATTGATTTAGGGACCAGCCAGGTTCTTTTTGCTACCTACCGTAAAGATATGTACCCCTCAGCTGCTGAATCTACAAAGAAACACCACACTGaagcaaaacacacacaaatgttGCTTTAAGATTAAGAATGACGATCACATTCAGGGGAAACATAACATCAACAAACTCCCCTTATTTTAACACTCGTGTCTTTACGTGGTTTAACATGTCATCGAAGCTCGCGCCACCTCAGCTAAAATTTGGCGCGATTGATTGCGCTATGTATTTTCCACATGTAGTTGGTGATAATCGGTAATTTTCACAACCTCGTTTTCTAGTATGTAGACGGATTGGTCGATCTCATATTGCACAACaaattggttttaaaaagaGAACCATGGTTGCGAGGACGCCCGTAGCTATTTTAGGCCTGCAGACGACGGAGTGCATGATAAACAGTTTTATTcaaaaacaacaatgaaaaacaacatacacttattattatattacacGAAACCACGTCAGTGTTCTGCCCGTGTCAAACTCGCCCTCTTTCGTCTAGCGATCGCGTCCGGCCCCCCCCGTCTGCCCTCCGCCCCCACCCCCGTCTGcccacaacccccccccccccgtccgcCCTCTATATCCTGCAATGGATTTGGACTGCATTGCTTGCAATACAAGGTtaagtgggttcgaatccctcacAAGCtggtttcacaatgactagaataatataagtattgtcgtctgggtggatatgtgcgcattgagtctttattattattattaactgatTGAATCATAATTTCCTCTACTCGTTTTTTATTCAattatgagagagattggctgttgtgtTTATGGGCCCTTGTgtgggagtttgcagagttcccttgacgggaagatcatctaagcaaacaaaacaaacaactaacATGATGAGCAGCCAGTCAGTAGAAAGGCCATCCGTATTCGCCGGGCCGAATTTCATAAAGCCCGTAGTAAGCGCAAACATTGCTAACAAGCACAGACACTATTGCTTAGCCAGCAAAAGGTGAGGTTACATGGCTGTGTGCATAGTGCCCCAcccatttcttgcttagcatagaaatttgctGAACAGTCTTTCAGctttacgaccaattgagttcaaattttcacagatttgttattttgtgtgtatGGTGAGatatcaagtgagaagactcatatagtctttgacattacaaatagtgtcctggggtggatttcgcaaaggtagtcctaacttaggactagtcctaggcaatgctaagagatgggactagtcctaagttaagactacctttgtgaaaccaCCCCAGTGTTTTTAACTGAGATGATTGCAACGACATTTTCATCACTTTTAATAAGAAAACCCCGAAAACAAGAAATTCCCTTTTCTTTTCTCGCAATATATCTGAAGTTATTCGactcttgttaaaggcagtggacagttttggtaattgtcaaagactagccttcacagttcgtgccctctcaacctatgcatattcgatacctcaagttctaaatctgacgtctcgaaatcaaattcgtggaaaaattcttgcacgaaaactatggcacttcagagggaaccttttctcacaatgttttataccatcaacctctccccattactcgtcaccaagtaaggttttatgctaataattgttttgagtaattaccaacattgcGCCACTGCCTTTAGgtagcataaaaaaataaggaggcgagaaagaagaaaaaggagaaaaaaatacAGTAAATTTGAGCAGAAAGTTAGTCGGAGTGAAGGCCAGGCATTCAGGGTACTTTCAGAAAGAACCCATTAGCTCCCTTCAGGGGTTGGCAACCCCGGCCCCTCTTTGTCCTTTCCCGACCGTAACCAAACTCCGAGTAGGGGTCGAGACATGGCACACGGTACCCCATACCATCGCCTGTTGCCAACAGCCACCATGTCCCACTACGGAGAGGATTCGAACCGGTCGTACCAACTCTGGAATGCACAAGAATTGAACAAACCAGTCGACCGCAGCATGGCGCTACGGTCGCCGTTGGTGAAAGAGAGTTTCAAATTGAGGTACTTCAACATCACATAGTTGGGCAGAGGTTaaaattgcaaaagaataataaaaacaccctcgacgggattcgaaccgggtacCAACTCTGGAATGCACAGAGTGACCAAACCAGTGAACCGCAGCATTGCGCTACGGTCGCAGTTGGTGTAAGAGGGAGTTTTGAATTGAGGTACTTCAGCATTACATTGTTGGCAGAGGCTGAGTTTAACAGACATGCAACATTGGGGGGAAAAGAGGAAATGGCCAATCACACTTTATAAAAtagcactgttttgaaaagaaaaagctgaaatcagctgatcagctgataaGTTGCATGCgtgcactgctaaaaatggtattcatgaaataagaaaaacatcttattttgagaaaatatttcttgtgtcactccctacttttgagaataaaaaataaatatatttctttcgagtgagtgacacaagaaatattttctcaaactaagatgtttgtttatttcaagaATCTCATTTTTTAGAAGTGTGAGTATTATTAAGAATAagacaaatttgtaaaaagcaCTCCCACACaaagggattcgaaccaaggtCTTGCGCGGGCCAACGTTGAACCATTGTTATGTGGTTGAACTGACTGATTTGATCATCTCTCAAGGAACTCATGGTattatagcccttttcacactactctataaCCCCGGGTTGCCCCGGGGTATAACGGCCGGCCGGCCTGCCCCACTGTCTGCTCCGAAAAACTAGGCAATAGCCGGAGAATAGCCAATGCTTCTGAAGATAGGGGGTCCCGAGTAGGGGAGCGGTAAACCCCGGGCATTCTTGAAGGGTGCGGGGGTATATTGGGCTTATTGGggttttccttaaaggcagtggacaccattggtaattactcaaaataattattaccataaaacctcacttggtgacgagtaattgggagaggttgatagtataaaacattgtgagaaacggctctctctaaagtcatgtagtttttgagaaagaagtaattttccacgaatttcgtCCCCGGACTGCACCCACAAATATTGTTTGAGGGTGGGTGGGGGGCAATTTAAAATGGCCTCAAAAGCGGTGTAAAACTTGAGTAAAAGCCCCCACCTGAGTGTGGCCACCACTCTCCGTatcaagagggggggggggggtcttgatATTGTGTAATTTCCTGAATTTTCTCAACTTTTGACGACTGTGCTTTAGGCTATCCATGGAGCTATTGTTACAGATTCGAACTTCAATATCAATACGACTTTAggtttgaattttaaatcagaGTTGATGTTCTCTTCGGATATGAACTTGAATAAAttgatctttaaaaaatgttaataGGGCGATCTCTACGACGAGAAAGAGCGATATAATAAAATCTGCAAACCGCAGTTTAATTCATTTTTcatagttttaaaacaaattcatgcagaataaaacaatgtttttagaaGGGAAAACAAAAGCAGAATATAATTTAAAATGGCCCAATAAGCTTTGTAAAACTTTGGCAGCAAATGTTATTGTagtgaaaataataacaaaaccatGCAG contains the following coding sequences:
- the LOC139952365 gene encoding uncharacterized protein, with amino-acid sequence MLGIRTRSNLKRKVTSPTKGSSQKRRLTSPYSFENSASDQSPSPRKIVRSDEECSPTFSATSFYSPKAKGGYQTPAERQQRRAELGEVLPTKPPVETKTTQPKTKKRQGPLKAGHATQRTGRSTGKKPTLKSKTQTKKEIKTQPKRVETTPNKKSSPSKKTINKSPKKKSPKKRSPSKRTPRKSPRKGVKKAVKLYLQGLKKTTKPSKGVSGRKTSKKNASVKPAVEMTEKRSPRPVSKKLDLQDESQSDGGAAQRLDAQDELLINAPSPQSAKKRAMRSKEECLDDVRRSPRKAVKLSQKMAEDDEEVPEDRDQDGELNFLQGFDPDTPDSLTPPVPQAALPKKAQVTTLAAAITPPLSPSNVKLISSSRKSPASSTPIQQKKAATKMKKLIDKDGLEQLTLDLGQKHFGAVTCGMCGMVYTAAHPEDEAVHDRFHRKYLNCIKFQGWKNERMLREFYDGRIIMVLYDDPKYHIKKVEEIRQLVDQELGFLEGDEVACKSSCKVLLFITREKKVAGCLIAQEISKGYRVIADKPKDTAAVSEEEKQQFEQQRAWCCQTDPEPAVCGISRIWVASQERRKQIATRMLDCVRNSFTFGTTLPKSTLAFSDPTPDGKMLATSYVGSPEFLVYKYH